A single window of Archangium gephyra DNA harbors:
- a CDS encoding GNAT family N-acetyltransferase: protein MKTEAETEATRWRGYTLRRAHPEELHVLPDIEELAARQFLHSVHPFAAQLPTQTLEQLQEYQRHGDVWVAATTQGGLAAFVLCKEVDGAMFIAELDVHPAHARQGLGRALFEVVKRQALERGSPVVRLTTFRDVPWNAPNYERWGFRIMRDDEVGPGLRAIREQETRAGLPAASRVCMVLPLNTDGTAAREESKDGPRDP from the coding sequence ATGAAGACAGAGGCCGAGACAGAAGCCACCCGCTGGCGCGGCTACACCCTGCGGCGGGCCCACCCCGAGGAGCTGCACGTGCTGCCGGACATCGAGGAGCTCGCCGCGCGGCAGTTCCTCCACTCGGTCCATCCCTTCGCGGCCCAGTTGCCAACGCAGACGCTCGAGCAACTCCAGGAGTACCAACGGCATGGGGACGTCTGGGTGGCCGCCACGACGCAGGGGGGCCTCGCGGCCTTCGTCCTCTGCAAAGAGGTGGATGGCGCGATGTTCATCGCGGAGCTCGACGTCCACCCAGCCCACGCGCGCCAGGGACTGGGCCGGGCCCTCTTCGAGGTGGTGAAGCGCCAGGCGCTCGAGCGGGGCTCCCCGGTGGTGCGGCTCACCACCTTCCGGGACGTGCCGTGGAATGCGCCCAACTACGAGCGCTGGGGCTTCCGCATCATGCGGGACGACGAGGTGGGTCCCGGGCTGCGCGCCATTCGCGAGCAGGAGACCCGCGCGGGTCTCCCCGCCGCGAGCCGCGTCTGCATGGTGCTGCCGTTGAACACGGACGGGACAGCCGCGCGGGAGGAGAGTAAGGACGGTCCCCGAGACCCATGA
- a CDS encoding glycosyltransferase, with the protein MRILHLLASPFWSGPAENVALLALAQREAGHEVTVAVDRRRTDVSSEEPAVPRFEALGLLDEGGLELSVKSPPWKVWGDTRRLKGMRVDVVHAHFTHDHLVARWGRPGAAVLIRSVHAPRSLRSSLPAADAYTVPSSSLITRLVGRRARVLPPLVDPLFRPAEDREGLRRELGLTGEPLVGMVSTFQASRRHALAVEAFARLRQKKAGARLVLVGDGGLVEPVREQVRRLGLEEGVTFAGYQKGEAFVRWLRALDEVWVLGLGNDWSARAAAQARACGVRVVAVDEGNLSSLADALVEELTPEAVVAASESGARALVEHPGNARIAADVLALYEQVRVER; encoded by the coding sequence ATGAGAATCCTGCACCTGCTCGCGAGTCCCTTCTGGAGTGGCCCCGCGGAGAACGTGGCGTTGCTGGCGTTGGCGCAGCGGGAGGCGGGGCACGAGGTCACGGTGGCGGTGGATCGCCGGCGGACGGACGTGTCCTCGGAGGAGCCGGCGGTGCCGAGGTTCGAGGCCTTGGGGCTGTTGGACGAGGGAGGGTTGGAGCTCTCGGTGAAGTCGCCGCCGTGGAAGGTATGGGGAGACACGAGGCGGCTGAAGGGCATGCGCGTGGACGTGGTGCACGCGCACTTCACGCACGATCACCTGGTGGCGCGTTGGGGCAGGCCGGGAGCGGCGGTGTTGATCCGTTCGGTGCACGCGCCGAGGTCGCTGAGGTCCTCGTTGCCGGCGGCGGACGCCTACACGGTGCCGTCGTCGTCGCTCATCACGCGGCTGGTGGGGAGACGGGCGCGGGTGTTGCCGCCGCTGGTGGATCCGCTGTTCCGTCCGGCGGAGGACCGGGAGGGACTGAGGAGGGAGCTGGGGCTCACGGGGGAGCCGCTGGTGGGAATGGTGTCGACGTTCCAGGCCTCGAGGAGACATGCGCTGGCGGTGGAGGCCTTCGCGAGGTTGCGCCAGAAGAAGGCGGGAGCGCGGCTGGTGTTGGTGGGGGATGGAGGGCTGGTGGAGCCGGTGCGCGAGCAGGTGCGGAGACTGGGGTTGGAGGAGGGGGTGACGTTCGCGGGGTACCAGAAGGGTGAGGCGTTCGTGCGCTGGCTGAGGGCACTGGACGAGGTGTGGGTGCTGGGGTTGGGGAACGACTGGAGCGCGAGGGCGGCGGCGCAGGCGAGGGCGTGCGGAGTGCGGGTGGTGGCGGTGGACGAGGGCAACCTGTCGTCGCTGGCGGACGCGCTGGTGGAGGAGCTGACGCCGGAGGCGGTGGTGGCGGCGTCGGAATCGGGAGCGAGGGCGCTGGTGGAGCACCCGGGCAACGCGAGGATCGCCGCGGACGTGCTGGCGCTCTACGAGCAGGTGAGGGTGGAGCGGTGA
- a CDS encoding PHP domain-containing protein, whose product MKPAVVVGKLLRALLGLVLLLLGVAGFFTLAASYADYPVVASQADGPGWVRGAFHVHTVRSDGRGTVEEVAAAAKAAGLHFVVLTDHNDFPLREPAFVEGVLLVPGVELSTAHGHLVAFGLWRPLEGFQKGMDGGEAEAAVEKAGGVSVLAHPVQKRNPWRHEEAARRADGFELYSADTFFRDAMRNPFSRLLPAVGASFGNPVHGVMLLAEPGPEPMEKLLALEREKARVALCSHDAHGLPRYEDVFRALAMYLPDVRKLPEDARAAADQVVKGLSSGGALCAFRALGEPEGFTLEGLKTEGREAHVGDVLTVHLPSGAGERVRVEVRGAGRLRPDGRSVELVEEGAVQVEAWVEAPGRFFGRQWRPWISPSPVKVLPATR is encoded by the coding sequence GTGAAGCCCGCGGTGGTGGTGGGCAAGCTGCTCCGGGCGCTGCTGGGGCTGGTGCTGCTGCTGCTGGGAGTGGCGGGGTTCTTCACGCTGGCGGCCTCGTACGCGGACTACCCGGTGGTGGCGTCCCAGGCGGACGGGCCCGGGTGGGTACGCGGGGCCTTCCACGTGCACACGGTGCGCTCGGACGGGCGGGGCACGGTGGAGGAGGTGGCGGCGGCGGCGAAGGCGGCGGGCCTGCACTTCGTGGTGCTCACGGACCACAACGACTTCCCCTTACGGGAGCCCGCCTTCGTGGAGGGGGTGTTGCTGGTGCCGGGTGTGGAGCTGTCCACGGCGCATGGGCACCTCGTGGCGTTCGGCCTGTGGCGTCCGCTGGAGGGCTTCCAGAAGGGGATGGACGGAGGGGAAGCCGAGGCGGCGGTGGAGAAGGCGGGTGGGGTGAGCGTGCTCGCGCACCCGGTGCAGAAGCGCAACCCGTGGCGCCACGAGGAGGCGGCGCGGCGGGCGGATGGCTTCGAGCTCTACTCGGCGGACACGTTCTTCCGGGACGCGATGCGCAACCCGTTCAGCCGGTTGCTGCCGGCGGTGGGGGCGTCCTTCGGCAATCCGGTGCACGGGGTGATGCTCCTGGCCGAGCCGGGCCCCGAGCCGATGGAGAAGCTGCTGGCGCTCGAGCGGGAGAAGGCGCGGGTGGCGCTGTGCTCGCACGACGCGCACGGGTTGCCCAGGTACGAGGACGTCTTCCGGGCGCTGGCGATGTACCTGCCGGACGTGCGGAAGCTCCCCGAGGATGCGAGGGCCGCGGCGGACCAGGTGGTGAAGGGACTCTCGAGCGGCGGTGCGCTCTGCGCCTTCCGAGCGCTGGGAGAGCCCGAGGGTTTCACGCTGGAGGGCCTGAAGACGGAGGGCCGGGAGGCCCACGTAGGGGACGTGCTGACGGTGCACCTGCCATCGGGAGCCGGGGAGCGGGTGCGAGTCGAGGTCCGAGGGGCGGGGCGGTTGAGACCGGATGGAAGGTCGGTGGAGCTGGTGGAGGAGGGGGCGGTGCAGGTGGAGGCGTGGGTGGAGGCACCGGGACGCTTCTTCGGAAGGCAGTGGCGCCCGTGGATCTCCCCGAGCCCGGTGAAGGTCCTGCCAGCAACCCGATGA
- a CDS encoding ABC transporter ATP-binding protein, translating to MWTSLKRLLGYARPHVGVLVAAFACMALLGLATGAYAYLMGPALRFLLSGGAEGFGGAQPVPWLSRLPREAVLWGFPVVVLTVGVVKGVGYLGQFYFMGLFSQKVVADLRRELFVRLTALSPAQLARERMGDLLSRFSADVQAVELAAMYTVGSYLRDSLQIVVLAGVALSISPVLGGVMLGVLPLAALPASKLTRKALKGTREGQVQLGHLAGQLQEGLGGMRTIQAFNGQAAELARFSEHARAHEEALVRAAWARGGVPGVMEVLAAAALAGALAYAAATHAMEPESLLSFLTAVVLVYQPVKDLGRVTQFAMQAGAAGERLFSLLDLRHPVEDVPGAVEAPAPKKGIRVEGVRFSYGERRALDGLTLELPVGKVVALVGPSGGGKSTLTSLLLRFERPQEGHLYFDGVDVDGYTAASVRAKFALVTQEPLLFSGSVLDNLRYARPEATREEVEAAARVANADGFIRALPEGYETRVGERGVKLSGGQRQRLCIARAVLSRAPVLVLDEATSSLDPESEREVQAALAEVLPGRTALVIAHRLSTVVEADLICVVEAGRVVERGSHAELLKAGGRYAALWALQTAAPERGAA from the coding sequence ATGTGGACGTCGTTGAAGCGGTTGCTGGGATACGCCCGGCCGCACGTGGGTGTGCTGGTGGCCGCCTTCGCGTGCATGGCGCTGCTGGGGCTGGCCACGGGCGCGTACGCGTACCTGATGGGCCCGGCGCTGCGCTTCCTGCTGTCGGGCGGCGCGGAGGGCTTTGGTGGCGCGCAGCCGGTGCCGTGGCTGTCGCGCCTCCCTCGTGAGGCCGTGCTCTGGGGCTTCCCGGTGGTGGTGCTGACGGTGGGGGTGGTGAAGGGCGTGGGGTACCTCGGGCAGTTCTATTTCATGGGCCTCTTCTCCCAGAAGGTGGTGGCGGACCTGCGGCGGGAGCTGTTCGTCCGGCTCACCGCGCTGTCGCCCGCGCAGCTGGCGCGCGAGCGGATGGGAGATCTGCTCAGCCGCTTCTCCGCGGACGTGCAGGCGGTGGAGCTGGCGGCCATGTACACCGTGGGCTCGTACCTGCGGGACTCGTTGCAGATTGTCGTCCTGGCGGGTGTGGCGCTGTCCATCAGTCCGGTGCTGGGCGGGGTGATGCTGGGCGTGCTGCCGCTGGCGGCGCTGCCGGCCTCGAAGCTGACGCGCAAGGCGCTCAAGGGCACGCGCGAGGGCCAGGTGCAGCTGGGCCACCTCGCGGGGCAGTTGCAGGAGGGGCTGGGTGGCATGCGCACCATCCAGGCCTTCAACGGCCAGGCGGCGGAGCTGGCGCGCTTCTCGGAGCACGCGCGGGCGCACGAGGAGGCGCTGGTGCGGGCCGCGTGGGCGCGAGGCGGAGTGCCCGGGGTGATGGAGGTGCTGGCGGCCGCGGCCCTGGCGGGAGCGCTGGCCTACGCGGCGGCCACGCACGCGATGGAGCCCGAGTCGCTGCTCTCGTTCCTCACCGCGGTGGTGCTGGTGTACCAGCCGGTGAAGGACCTGGGCCGGGTGACGCAGTTCGCGATGCAGGCGGGCGCGGCGGGCGAGCGGCTCTTCTCGTTGTTGGACCTGCGCCATCCGGTGGAGGACGTGCCCGGGGCGGTGGAGGCACCGGCGCCGAAGAAGGGCATCCGGGTGGAGGGCGTGCGCTTCTCCTACGGGGAGCGGCGGGCACTGGACGGGCTGACGCTGGAGCTGCCGGTGGGCAAGGTGGTGGCGCTGGTGGGGCCGAGCGGCGGAGGGAAGAGCACGCTCACCAGCCTGCTGCTGCGCTTCGAGCGGCCCCAGGAGGGCCACCTCTATTTCGACGGGGTGGACGTGGACGGCTACACGGCGGCGAGCGTGCGGGCGAAGTTCGCGCTGGTGACGCAGGAGCCGTTGCTCTTCTCGGGCAGCGTGCTGGACAACCTGCGGTACGCGAGGCCCGAGGCCACACGCGAGGAGGTGGAGGCGGCGGCGCGGGTGGCGAACGCGGACGGCTTCATCCGGGCGCTGCCCGAGGGCTATGAGACGCGGGTGGGCGAGCGCGGGGTGAAGCTGAGCGGAGGCCAGCGGCAGCGGCTGTGCATCGCGCGGGCGGTGCTGTCGAGGGCGCCGGTGCTGGTGCTGGACGAGGCGACGAGCAGCCTGGATCCAGAGAGCGAGCGCGAGGTGCAGGCGGCGCTGGCGGAGGTGCTGCCGGGGCGGACGGCGCTGGTGATTGCCCATCGCCTGTCGACGGTGGTGGAGGCGGACCTCATCTGCGTGGTGGAGGCGGGGCGGGTGGTGGAGCGGGGCAGCCACGCGGAGCTGCTGAAGGCGGGAGGCCGCTACGCGGCGCTGTGGGCGCTGCAAACGGCGGCACCGGAGCGGGGCGCGGCGTGA
- a CDS encoding 3-deoxy-D-manno-octulosonic acid transferase: MRLLYILASYVLFAVLFPVLSLHRKTRHGLRQRLGFYAEGELPARGPGPTIWMHGASAGDLLALSPMFGPLRARFPGCRIVLSTMTNSGYMMGRERLAKQVDGVVYAPYDLWGATRRAVKAIGPDLLVLEYTEIWPNLIRAASRAGGRVVLTNGRFSPAHQGKYRLLFGLIGNPLEDMELFLMRGEDEAERVLGLGAPGERVVVTGNTKFDALAAADQGQEDGALRSALGLRVGERVWIAGSTHEGEEEHLLAVYRRLLEAHPDLRLVIAPRYIERAGRLVGLVKEAGLSVGLRSKGNEEGGQVVVLDTIGELSRAYRLATLVFVGGSFTTRGGQNILEPAGQGKPVLFGPHMENFRDSVQVLVGRGGIQVKDGEQLYRVMTELLAKPETVGSLGELARATVRQISGASQRNVEHMANALAKTHPSVPPHPPTAPNHPSPR; this comes from the coding sequence ATGCGACTGCTCTACATCCTCGCCAGTTATGTGCTGTTCGCCGTGCTGTTCCCGGTGTTGTCGCTGCACCGCAAGACGCGGCATGGGCTGCGGCAGCGGCTGGGCTTCTACGCGGAGGGAGAGCTGCCGGCGCGCGGGCCGGGGCCGACCATCTGGATGCACGGGGCGAGCGCGGGGGACTTGCTGGCGCTCTCGCCGATGTTCGGCCCGTTGAGGGCGCGCTTTCCGGGGTGCCGCATCGTGCTCTCCACGATGACGAACTCGGGCTACATGATGGGGCGCGAGCGTCTGGCGAAGCAGGTGGACGGGGTGGTGTACGCGCCCTACGACCTGTGGGGCGCGACGCGGCGGGCGGTGAAGGCGATTGGCCCGGACCTGCTGGTGCTCGAGTACACGGAGATCTGGCCGAACCTCATCCGCGCGGCGAGCCGTGCGGGAGGGCGGGTGGTGCTGACGAACGGGCGGTTCTCGCCGGCGCACCAGGGGAAGTACCGGCTGTTGTTCGGGCTGATCGGCAACCCGCTCGAGGACATGGAGCTGTTCCTGATGAGGGGGGAGGACGAGGCGGAGCGGGTCCTGGGGTTGGGGGCTCCGGGCGAGCGGGTGGTCGTGACGGGGAACACGAAGTTCGACGCGTTGGCGGCGGCGGATCAGGGGCAGGAGGACGGGGCGCTGCGGAGCGCGCTGGGGCTGAGGGTGGGGGAGCGGGTGTGGATCGCCGGCAGCACGCACGAGGGCGAGGAGGAGCACCTGCTGGCGGTGTACCGGCGGTTGTTGGAGGCGCACCCGGACCTGCGGCTGGTGATCGCGCCGAGGTACATCGAGCGTGCGGGGCGGCTCGTGGGGTTGGTGAAGGAGGCGGGGCTGAGCGTGGGTTTGCGCTCGAAGGGGAACGAGGAGGGAGGGCAGGTGGTGGTGCTGGACACGATTGGAGAGCTGTCGAGGGCGTACCGGCTGGCGACGCTGGTGTTCGTGGGCGGTTCGTTCACGACGAGAGGGGGGCAGAACATCCTGGAGCCGGCGGGGCAGGGGAAGCCGGTGTTGTTCGGGCCGCACATGGAGAACTTCCGGGACAGCGTGCAGGTGTTGGTGGGGAGGGGAGGCATCCAGGTGAAGGATGGGGAGCAGCTGTACCGGGTGATGACGGAGTTGTTGGCGAAGCCGGAGACGGTGGGTTCGCTGGGGGAGCTGGCGAGGGCGACGGTGAGACAGATCTCCGGAGCGAGTCAGCGCAACGTGGAGCACATGGCGAACGCCCTGGCGAAGACGCATCCCTCCGTGCCCCCCCATCCGCCCACGGCGCCGAATCACCCCTCGCCGCGATGA
- a CDS encoding M4 family metallopeptidase, with the protein MANRIRGVMGVAALSLMMGACTEGSTAENNKPGAVRTLASALGNNVVDTDEAGVARFITGDLGSLPELASPEAALTADLSPVLATIAPQFKLDAGNLTLTRAYTDPQGDTHYRYAVSHNGRAIYGGELRLHARGGKIFAANTNVRGDLVGPEKATIAPEAALAAAEQDREAPQAAHLAGSPELFYFRNGDKLALVYEVRQTGEQADGTPVDDSVLVNAADGSVLLRIPHVHTGMNRKLYDGKTLSTLPGTLSRLEGSAPVADPVVNTNYDHLGTVYNCYQSLYGRDSINNAGATLISTVHHRVKYVNAFWDGTQMVYGDGDNVTASNLANSLDVTAHELTHAVTDNESDLIYSGESGGLNESMSDIFGAVCEWYGDGKVVSARTWLIGDDVWTPATPGDALRYMANPTQDGTSLDYYPDYASGVDVHYSSGISNLAFYLLSQGGTHPKGKTTQVVAGIGIEKASRIFYKANADLMTPSTTFEQAKVATEQAAQQLGYDAATIASVTNAWKAVGVGVPVPPPVNTPVEKNTPVSNISGARGSKAYYSFKVPEGAYDLNVSIAGGTGDADLYVRFNNAPTTTQYDCRPYKSGNAESCVFAAPAQGNWYVMLNGFSAYTGVTLTVTWKGGYIPVEPGVQLDGLSGVAGSDQVYKLTVPERADGGLRNVHVRLFGGTGNADLYVQHGSAPNLFEYDCRDVKEHNTENCNLNNSRPGSYYIKVFGAKGGYQNLSLRADFN; encoded by the coding sequence GTGGCGAATCGCATCCGTGGAGTGATGGGAGTAGCGGCCCTGTCGTTGATGATGGGCGCCTGCACCGAGGGCAGCACGGCCGAGAACAACAAGCCCGGGGCGGTCCGGACGTTGGCGTCCGCGCTCGGCAACAATGTCGTGGACACGGACGAGGCGGGCGTGGCCCGTTTCATCACCGGTGACCTGGGCAGCCTGCCCGAGCTGGCCTCCCCCGAGGCGGCGCTCACCGCGGACCTGAGCCCCGTGCTCGCCACCATCGCGCCCCAGTTCAAGCTGGACGCGGGCAACCTGACCCTCACGCGCGCCTACACGGATCCGCAGGGTGACACCCACTACCGCTACGCGGTGAGCCACAACGGCCGGGCCATCTACGGCGGCGAGCTGCGCCTGCACGCGCGCGGCGGGAAGATCTTCGCGGCCAACACCAACGTGCGCGGTGACCTGGTGGGCCCGGAGAAGGCCACCATCGCCCCCGAGGCCGCCCTGGCCGCCGCCGAGCAGGACCGCGAGGCCCCCCAGGCCGCGCACCTCGCCGGCTCGCCGGAGCTCTTCTACTTCCGCAACGGCGACAAGCTGGCCCTGGTGTACGAGGTCCGCCAGACCGGTGAGCAGGCCGATGGCACCCCCGTGGACGACTCGGTGCTGGTGAACGCCGCCGACGGCTCCGTGCTGCTGCGCATCCCGCACGTGCACACCGGCATGAACCGCAAGCTGTACGACGGCAAGACGCTGTCCACCCTGCCCGGCACCCTGAGCCGCCTCGAGGGCTCGGCGCCCGTGGCCGACCCGGTCGTCAACACCAACTACGACCACCTGGGCACCGTCTACAACTGCTACCAGAGCCTGTACGGCCGTGACTCCATCAACAACGCGGGCGCCACGCTCATCAGCACCGTGCACCACCGCGTCAAGTACGTGAACGCCTTCTGGGACGGTACCCAGATGGTGTACGGCGACGGCGACAACGTCACCGCCTCCAACCTGGCCAACTCGCTGGACGTGACCGCCCACGAGCTGACCCACGCCGTGACGGACAACGAGTCGGACCTCATCTACTCGGGTGAGTCCGGCGGCCTCAACGAGTCCATGTCCGACATCTTCGGCGCCGTGTGCGAGTGGTACGGCGACGGCAAGGTCGTCAGCGCGCGCACCTGGCTCATCGGCGACGACGTCTGGACGCCGGCCACCCCGGGTGACGCCCTGCGCTACATGGCCAACCCCACCCAGGACGGCACGTCGCTGGATTACTACCCGGACTACGCCTCGGGCGTGGACGTGCACTACAGCTCCGGTATCTCCAACCTGGCCTTCTACCTGCTGAGCCAGGGCGGTACCCACCCGAAGGGCAAGACCACCCAGGTGGTGGCCGGCATCGGCATCGAGAAGGCCTCGCGCATCTTCTACAAGGCCAACGCCGACCTGATGACGCCGAGCACCACGTTCGAGCAGGCCAAGGTCGCCACCGAGCAGGCCGCCCAGCAGCTGGGCTACGACGCGGCCACCATCGCCTCCGTGACCAACGCCTGGAAGGCCGTGGGCGTGGGCGTGCCCGTGCCTCCCCCGGTCAACACCCCGGTCGAGAAGAACACCCCGGTGAGCAACATCTCCGGCGCCCGCGGCTCCAAGGCGTACTACAGCTTCAAGGTGCCCGAGGGTGCGTACGACCTGAACGTCAGCATCGCCGGTGGCACGGGTGACGCGGACCTGTACGTGCGCTTCAACAACGCCCCCACCACCACCCAGTACGACTGCCGCCCCTACAAGTCCGGCAACGCGGAAAGCTGCGTCTTCGCCGCTCCGGCCCAGGGCAACTGGTACGTCATGCTCAACGGCTTCAGCGCCTACACGGGCGTGACGCTGACGGTCACCTGGAAGGGTGGCTACATCCCCGTGGAGCCCGGCGTGCAGCTCGACGGCCTCTCCGGCGTGGCCGGCTCCGACCAGGTGTACAAGCTCACCGTCCCCGAGCGCGCTGACGGCGGCCTGCGCAACGTCCACGTGCGCCTCTTCGGCGGCACCGGCAACGCCGACCTCTACGTGCAGCACGGCTCGGCGCCCAACCTCTTCGAGTACGACTGCCGCGACGTGAAGGAGCACAACACGGAGAACTGCAACCTCAACAACTCGCGCCCCGGCAGCTACTACATCAAGGTGTTCGGAGCGAAGGGCGGCTACCAGAACCTCTCGCTGCGCGCCGACTTCAACTGA
- a CDS encoding DUF4388 domain-containing protein, which yields MKTLLLAESHPPTLEHLTGLLSQAGYTVRAVSDPGSAMEHFVADNPDMVVVSVDLPRLEGAHVGHLIRNHSQGARVPIVAIDKGHLGRARGVAAVLDLKVNAYVADPLKPGELVGKLQSLASVAANSGAPLKGVRVLLSRPAVVSGELKGFPLPSLLVSLHRMQRDGVLVVAYRDLTRRVFFARGGAVNYDSSARQDALPSYLLQRQVVTEVQAERVVQALGSGLRIGAALAEAGVEAAGEELLQLLRDYTTDRLAQVIGMREGRYAFYPGDEFQAEVATVETPALAPILDGARRAIPLKVMAAPLRAHQSEYPVRTPEFGKDLAELGLNTDDLKIAMQVNGRIPLRDLLAHGRGDLRRGYSLLWFLKLAGCVSFSPTPVATGPGEVVAVPESIAPRKRKPLSPETETSLRDGAVKIITGSYFRCLGLDIAADTEAVERAYHELATHFHPDSYAEFDTSEMKDLLESVQEKLSAAYRVLSVEEKRKAYLQYLMSRMDVGRSTTVNVDAEIILRRGEAALKRKQYRSALIHFEEAVTLNPQEPEYYSYLAWATFLAGTGPKEDRAKAAQKVLRKALSLNPYLERALIISAIIDSEMEDASVARKKLLKVLELNPNANLAKAALRKVGR from the coding sequence TTGAAGACGCTTCTTCTGGCCGAGAGCCATCCGCCCACTCTGGAGCACCTGACCGGGTTGTTGTCTCAAGCCGGGTACACCGTGCGAGCGGTGAGTGACCCCGGTTCGGCGATGGAGCACTTCGTCGCCGACAACCCGGACATGGTGGTGGTGTCCGTGGACCTGCCGCGCCTGGAAGGCGCGCACGTGGGCCACCTCATCCGCAACCACAGCCAGGGCGCGCGAGTGCCCATCGTGGCCATCGACAAGGGCCACCTGGGCCGGGCGCGCGGGGTGGCCGCGGTGCTGGACCTGAAGGTGAACGCCTACGTGGCGGACCCGCTCAAGCCGGGCGAGCTGGTGGGCAAGCTGCAGTCGCTGGCGAGCGTGGCCGCGAATTCCGGGGCGCCACTCAAGGGCGTGCGGGTGCTGCTCTCGCGTCCGGCGGTGGTCAGCGGCGAGCTCAAGGGTTTCCCGCTGCCCTCACTGCTGGTGTCACTGCATCGGATGCAGCGCGATGGCGTGCTGGTGGTGGCGTACCGGGATTTGACGCGGCGGGTGTTCTTCGCCCGGGGCGGCGCGGTGAACTACGACTCCAGCGCGCGCCAGGACGCCCTGCCCAGCTACCTGCTGCAGCGCCAGGTGGTGACGGAGGTGCAGGCGGAGCGGGTGGTGCAGGCGCTGGGCTCGGGGCTGCGCATTGGCGCGGCGCTGGCGGAGGCGGGGGTGGAGGCGGCGGGCGAGGAGCTGCTGCAACTGCTGCGCGACTACACGACGGACCGGCTGGCCCAGGTCATCGGCATGCGCGAGGGACGCTACGCCTTCTATCCGGGCGACGAGTTCCAGGCCGAGGTGGCCACGGTGGAGACGCCAGCGCTGGCGCCGATCCTCGATGGGGCGCGGCGCGCCATTCCGCTCAAGGTGATGGCGGCTCCGCTGCGCGCGCACCAGTCGGAGTACCCGGTGCGCACGCCCGAGTTCGGCAAGGACCTGGCCGAGCTGGGGCTGAACACGGACGATCTGAAGATCGCCATGCAGGTGAACGGGCGCATCCCGCTTCGGGACTTGCTGGCGCACGGGCGGGGAGACCTGCGGCGCGGGTATTCGCTGCTGTGGTTCCTCAAGCTGGCGGGCTGCGTGAGCTTCTCGCCCACGCCGGTGGCGACGGGTCCTGGCGAGGTGGTGGCGGTGCCGGAGTCCATCGCCCCGCGCAAGCGCAAGCCGCTGTCTCCGGAGACGGAGACGAGCCTGCGGGACGGCGCGGTGAAGATCATCACCGGCAGCTACTTCCGCTGCCTGGGGCTGGACATCGCGGCGGACACCGAGGCGGTGGAGCGCGCCTACCACGAGCTCGCCACGCACTTCCATCCGGACAGCTACGCCGAGTTCGACACCTCGGAGATGAAGGACCTGCTGGAGTCGGTGCAGGAGAAGCTGTCGGCGGCGTACCGGGTGCTGTCGGTGGAGGAGAAGCGCAAGGCGTACCTGCAGTACCTGATGTCGCGCATGGACGTGGGGCGCTCCACGACGGTGAACGTGGACGCGGAGATCATCCTGCGGAGAGGAGAGGCGGCGCTCAAGCGCAAGCAGTACCGCTCGGCGCTCATCCACTTCGAGGAGGCGGTGACGCTCAACCCGCAGGAGCCCGAGTACTACTCGTACCTGGCGTGGGCCACGTTCCTGGCCGGCACGGGGCCCAAGGAGGACCGGGCGAAGGCGGCGCAGAAGGTGCTGCGCAAGGCGCTCTCGCTCAACCCCTACCTGGAGCGGGCGCTCATCATCTCGGCCATCATCGACAGCGAGATGGAGGACGCGTCCGTGGCGCGCAAGAAGCTGTTGAAGGTGCTCGAGCTCAATCCCAACGCGAACCTCGCCAAGGCCGCGCTGCGCAAGGTGGGCCGGTGA